The genomic stretch ttctctggagtcctTACCGTTAAATCTAgtgatcgccctttactgcCGGAATGCAGTCTTCGCATTGTTCTTCTTCGTGACTATTTCTCTTGTTCTGTGAAGTGAGTTGGCCTTTGGCCGagatgcgctatataaattctTACTATTATTATGTTGTTTGCATACAATTTTGTATACAAAGACAATATGAACAGAGTGTGTGTTGACCAAATAAAGGTTAGTAAGGTATATAGTTACCAACCAATGCTAAAGATGACAATTAAAAAGAACTGAACATGTAACTATACATACTAAGCATTTATGTTAATTAGCAGTAAGTTCTGTCCTCCCTCGCACACTCTCTTATTTGGGATTACAATGCTTCAAGATGTTACTCCTCTTCTCTTTGCTAGCGTGCTgtttctctcattcattctaTTGGCAATAATGGCACCTCGCCTTGTAtcactggaaaaaaacaaacatatcagTTCATCAATGCACAGATCACGCCTTAATCGCGTCATGTGAATTTGATGGAATAAGACAAATCGTAAATACACTTTCAGCCAGTATCAAGGCAGTACCTAAGAACTGTAGAACACTTGGGATCCCACCTGCAAGGCTTCCTGCGACTCTTGTACATTTCTGCATGCCTGTTGGTGGCTTTCTTCACCGACTGAGTCATATTGGATGCACTGCTGAAGTAGCCAGTCTCTAGGGATGGAAGTTTGCCAGTGTGTGGTTTCCAAGTGATGGGTCGTGCCAGGCTAGCCTGAAGATTGAATGTCTTGGACGCTGATTTGGTGAACGTGGTGTTGTTGAGGCTACTGGTAGTTGTATTGTTGTTACCAGTGAAACAGAAAGGTGTGTCTGATACAAAAACAGTAAATGTCATTTATCCTCAGCAGCAATGTATATTCCTAAAACATTGTAATACCTTGCATCAGaagcaaataaagttttctATCAAATGCACATTGACAGTGTCCTAAGCATGACATTTTATTCTGGATTTGAAGATTTGCATGCACATCTCATCTGGACTCGAGCTAAACACAATGAAGGGTGATACTGTAAATGCTcatcattaaatatttactgCTACAGTCTACCATTATACCAGACAACAGGAAGAATGTCCAGGGAGTAAATATAGCCACCCAAAAAACATATACAGGCTGTATTAAACAAAATAACGAACAAGTTCACACAAACACTATTAAAGCGACCTGAAAAAAGGTCATGAGACAACCTTTATCCATTAAAGCACAAAGCAATTTGTACATACTTCCGGTCACTTTAACAGATGTGTTCAGGGACTTTCTGACACTGACTACCATCTTAGTGCCTGATGAATGCACAGATGATTGAGGTGTGCACTTGACTGCTGTTCTGCAGACTGGTGACTTCAAAGCTGCAAAATTGAGGCTCATGTTTTTGGTTGAAACCACAGTAGGATGGAATATCTTGCTTGAagattgtttcttgtttgcacTTTCTGATAAACTTTCAAAGCTCAAGTTCATGTCTTTGGTGGAGAGAATAGATGGCTTGAATGGCTGGTGCTCAGGTTTACcctaaacaataacaacatacaTTGATAAGACAGGTTACATGTAGGTACAAACCTAACATTTCAAACAGGTCAAAGCATTTCTAATACCAGAACTTGTAGAACATTCAcacaatattacaaaaaaaaatgtaggaatTGACAAGCAGAAATATGGCAAAGAAatttttgcaaagaaatatttgtttttaaaaaaaggaaagtcatATAGAAAGAATTCCACAACTGTATTTGCATTCTCGTTGTCAATCTGTAGTTaaatacaggcagtcctcgacttacaaCGTTGTTCTGTTCCTACGTCACGTCGTAAGCCGAATTttgctgtaagtcggaacatgcttacatactgtacataaataacattctgtaagcacttatcctatcctaacacagtaattataaaaaaacacaaaatatgctTAATAATGTTTTGCGCACACATAACACGAAGTTGGCGTTAAGATGTTTATGACGCAAAACCACTCAAGTGGAAACAAGGCTGTATACAGTCAATACAGTCAATGGGAGATGTGtagtaaccacgaaacatcgtaactcggggctgacataacccgaggactgcctgtactTTTAACTGGGTAAAAAAGCCAATATTTCGATCACGttcctttttgaaaaaaaaaagaaatggaggatCAACAGATCCGTGGTTAGTAGACTATATATTTCAAAGCAGTCATGAGTCAGGAGCTCACAAAAGTGTAAGCAACAAAACATCTACCCCATAATGAATGGTTACCTTATTTATCAGGCAAGGTACAAAGTAGCAGATGATAGTTGCACTTTGCCTTCCCAGTGATTGCCTTAGACACAGGCAAGCACTTGTACCTAACTAACCTTACAATCACCaggttacacacacacacaaacacacatgtaggTTCTAGATGTTATGTTTCTTGCTGTTTACTAACCCTACAGTCATCAGGTTACATATACCTGTCACTTATAGATGCTATATGCCTTGCTCTGTTTACCAACACTATAATCACCAGGTTACACATACCTGTTGGTTATAGATGCTATGTTTCTTGCTCTGGTTCTCTTATTAAATCAATGAGTAATACAAATACTAAGATAGCAAGCACactataattaataaaaaaatttcttattctgTAAGTGAATATTTAATAACTTGTTTTGTatatccccctccccaccacccccaaaccaattatatatatgtttgtctaTATGTGCTTCATGGGAGAAATCAACAATGCTTTGATGTTGAACTCACAATAGTTgaagtttttctgttcttcagTTTTGTGACTTTTTCCTGGACATCTTGCATGATCCCACGTGCCTTCTTCACTGATGCTGACAGCTCTTCAGTTCGTTTGCGTCTCTTCTCCAAATACACATCAATGGAATCAAATTTGGCAAAAGCTTTTTTGTGAACTTCCTCCCAGTCCTTGTTGCCTGAAAAACACTACTGTACTGTGAGAAGCTATGTAAGACAATACCGAACATGTGAGAAGCTACATAAGGGCACCATAAAACCATCTATCTAACTATCTaatcctctttgtgcatcaggttgcacataaggcctcaaccagagtccaccaccgatgtcgatcagctgaaagccgctctaggtgaccccatgtccaaacctttcctttcatctccctttcccaTTGTAGGGCGACCATAAAACCAAAGGAacttgaaattattattaagaagTGGTTATTATGAGTGACTAGAGGCACTTCGACCTTTGATAATTTATAcccaaacatttaaaaaaagtagaaaataactAAGTCTCAGGATGAGCGACTGCCACATCTATCACTGAGCGGTACCAGTCACAGGATAGGTGACTGAATGATGTACACAGATatacacgcatacaaacacgTCCACACACCACATGCACTCACAAAGAGTATTGATGAATTTACCTGGTGTGACTGTTTTCGTTTGCTTCTGTTTGGCCAAAAACGCTGCAAATCGAGGAATGTGGGAAATGGGTGCTGTATTCCCCATgcctgtatgtatatataaaaagtcATGGTTATCACTTAGCCAAAAGAGcataattttacaaaaagaagTTAAGATTTTAAGTTATCTGGTTTCTACAGCAGGGTGGTTGGAGATTTAATGTGTTGATGTTGAAGAAGATAACGTGGACAAATGGTTAAGATCTATTAACACCCCTGGGGATGTTTCAGAATGAACTTCTGGTTGTTCTATCACTTTGATCActcaaaaaatgtctttttgtccATTCAGCCTTTATTTCTATTTGTGAGCTCAAATTTAGACAACAATGGTTAGTATTTACATGTAGAGGACAGAATCTATTtctcattggtttttttttttcttcaaaaaaaaaaaaagtctgtgcTTAGTTTAACAGAATGAACCTCTGGAAGTATCTGTTAGAAAACTCACCTGCCCACCCCCACACTACCAACACATCTACCTTGACTCAactttaatatatttctttgtatgATCAGAGGAAACAAAAAGTCTACCAGGAATAAATAGAGGTAAATAAAAGTACACTGACTTCAAACAGAAAAGTCAGCCTAGACACAGATATTTCCCTATTAAGCAATACAGACTTCTCGAGTGATACCACTTGTtctgcttaataataataaatgtaagatttgtatagtgcatactcacacatgtaaggagcatgctcttagtgcttaagaacaagaggGAGACGTGGACAACATTCGAGagacagaacaaacaaataacatatgaacaacagcactgatgatgaataaaagacaaatacaggaAACGCAAAGAGGATACAAGTAACAAGTCTCAGAGCATTGTGATTTTGCAACGGACGAcaagtagggaagtagcaataagcagaAATAGAGGTAAGGGTGGGAAAAAGGACTAaaattgtgtggactgtgttaggagtaatgctcaaggaagataaacattttcagtgcacatttaaaagattcagttgtaggtaggtggcggatatcgAAAGGGCGacagtttcattgttttgctgcacagtaattaaaaatcCTGTAACCATATGTTGCTATTCTGGAGACAGGAATCGTTAGGAGATGGTTGTCAGATGAAGAGCATAGTTGTCTGGCTGGAACATAGTGCTTGTAGGTTCCAATAAAATAGTTCACATATGGCTGACATTTGGAGCAAACTATAAATGATATATGCTAGTTCCAATAAAACCTTCAAAATGGAATGCAGCAATAAAAAGAACTTACTTATTTCCACTTTTTTGTTGATGGCATCCATTAACTTAGTTCTACGCTCCTCACTTCCCATGTCACCAGAAATTGACTTCAGCATTGCCTCTGTGCTAGGGGTCACCTCATCCTGCTTTCCCAAGTTTTGCTTTATCTCAGGTGTGACACTATACCCAAGTAAGGGCTTCTCCACATCAAAAGTACTATGCCGCTGCCGTTTATGAGGTGTTGTCATAGACAATGTTAGTGGTGGCATGGTCTGCAGTTCCAAGGGCGAGGCACCTGCAAAAGATCCAGgcagtgatgatgatatgatCCAACATTGGAGTGTATGATGCATTCAGAACATTGAACTCCGGTCGTAACAGTAATAGCCAGCATAGATATTACAAGTCGTTGTCTCAGATGATAACACTCAGCAAGCATCTCTCAACAGCCTATGTAGATTTTGCTCGACAAatctaaagaaaataacatattttaatataaaagcaTACCTTTCTCAAAAAAGGTCAAAGCAAGATTAACAAAAATCCTGCATAATATATTTATCAAATTCAAAGTGATGCAAGTCTAAACAGAGTACAATATCCTAGTAATTTTGTAAATTGGTGAACACTGCATAGTGATCAATAAACTTCCTATAAACAAAATACCGCTTCTTGAGGAAATCTTTTTGCCACTGTCATATCCATGTGTTCACATAATGGATAGATCTTAAGGTTTGTAATGGCAGATTTGTTGGTTATTTACAAGACTTTAAATGGTCACAGCATGCCACCTCTAATTTCTTGATCTTGGGGATAAGACAACAAAATTTCATTCACACCTGCACCCAGCATGCTCTTCTGAGACTGTTGGgttctctgtctcttcttttCTGCAGCAGTCTCTGTTATGGATGAAGATTCAATACTGGGTGCCGAACTAGTTTGGGGtaatcttccttctcttgtgcAACTGTCAGTATCTTCACTTACTGAAAGTTGACTTTCAGTGGATAGTGTTTCCTTCACCAACTCAGTCTgtcagagaaacaaaataaactaaataaaaagtttaatcTTTTGGCTACAATCTGGAGGAAGTAATGTTGATACAATCAAATAAGAACAGTGCTAAGTTATAATACCTGCTGATATAGATTTTTGTATGTCTAAATTCTTACATGATTAATGGCAGTTACTCCTACCCtcgtaaaaaaaagtttgtttcttcctAAGTGAATGTTTGCTTTTCGCTGCTAAAGACTGAAACTGGAGGAATATATAACagatatgtataaatatataaggaATATCTTCATGCCATTTATTTGAACATATTGAAACTATCTTACCACCATAGGCTGATACAGACAGCCtctccttcttcctttcttaaCTCGATTCAGATCCTGTTTCTGAGTTTTCTCTAGTGGATCATCATCCACTGCAGCAGTACAGGTGTTACTTgtgtcagtcatctgcaaaataCTCAAGTTGGTGCATTTGTTGCAAAGCAGAAGTTAAAGACACTAGTTTATTATAgtttactgtattttattaatGTCTGGCTGTAAATTCTACAGTAAACTCGCAAGTACAACTAAactttcttatttctgttgacAGTCCTGAGTTCCCATAAAAAAGTAACCCTTTACAGTTTACTTGAACACTACTTGAGCTGAAAAAGCACAGCAGCAGGAAAGAAAACTCAACTGTTATGCAAATAATTCAACATACATCAATGACTTATTTACTATCTTCCTTGAAAACATACCTCCACACTTTTAAGCTTTGTAGTTTCTGTAGATGGTGCATAATGACTGTCATCTTTGTAGTATTCCTTAAGAGCCTTCACAAGTTTCTCCACCTGAGTACATAACATAAGCATTTATCTATAGCCTAAAGGGGTATACAATTATGATAATTAGTTTTAGGAACTCTTTTATTTGTAGTACTATAGGTTTCAAACTCCTAGGCCTTGTGGTCTACTTACATGTTCTCTTATAAATGTATATGTGCATACACTTTTCAGATTAATCATATTTAGAAAAAGTTTCTCTGATATTATGTATCCACAAGATTCTTGAATATGTGTTGATATTTAATAAacaatgcaataaaatatttttacaactttttgggagaaaaaaatgtcagcactGCAGTACTAAGTAAAAAATTTTGCTTCAAGATCCTAGGTCTGCAAAGTTAACATCTCAGTAAAAAATGCATGAATAATGTTGTAAATTCTATACACATGAATTAAGACACATCGGAATCTTCGACCTTTGAATACAGTCAAAGATACTAAATGCTATAACTTTGATCCAATCTTAGATAACTAGGTCTTATCTCACATATTTCAGGCCTTCATTTGGTAGCTTCATGTGCTGCCCTTCCCTAAACATTCTATTATTACTGACTGCCTTTTAAGAACAGATTCTAACTtcccttttggttttctgcagctgctaatgttttattggtgtacttttctgtatcatttcggcgcattgagcgtttccctaggattcggattttgcgcgttataagtctccttcattcattcattcattcaacaGATGTCATACAGTATTGGCATATTTCAAGTGAGGTCAATTGAGTGTCTTACACAGCTTtaggaagtttaaaaaaaactgtctagATATTTAAAAGTTCTTCTTATGATGCCAATAAACTGGTTTGCCTTTGTGGCCACTTTTCCAGAAGTATTGTCAGACCACTATTGAATAATTGCTGGgtccttttcttcctttgaatgatgacatgctggtcggtcatgTGTGGTTCatgtggctgttcgttatccgaaattttgttcgctaatttcctttttcaattcaattgttggccgcttccttgccATTATCTCACTACTATTGCTcctaatcttctttggagccatgattgaggattatcttattaaaacaaagcacaaaaatcgctaaataagaaggatgcgcacaggtaaggaacgaccgatTGTAACTGTGTCTTGAGCTCACATGTGCTCATGGAGGGAGattccaagcagtaattccaccccttcctccccacacctccatccacccacgccgtcaaaactggcaagttttcttatgtttccTGTCTGGTTGTATGCAACAAGTCAGAACAGATATAGAAAAGTCTAGAAGAACTATAAGCAGAATTTTAAGTGGTATTCCACAAGGCAGTATACCTGGACcagttttatttacatcgtACAAAAATGATTTATCTGATCAGCTAGTCAGtacttgtaaaatattgctgtatacagtggaacctcggttaacgaactatGCAATGTTTATATCCGGGGCAGTCCCGCGATCAGTCACAACATAAGTCCAATCACGCAAAGTATGAAAATTACATGCCTCATACCCTCTTCTGTTCATCAACGAAGTTCCAGTTCTGTTATTTAACTTACGTCCGCTCTAGGAATTGTTGAGTACATTACTCACAGTTCATCTTCCCTCTTAGGGTTGTCACCCTTCACATCTCCAACAACTAGAATACGCATAATATAAATTCACACGTGAAGGAcgtacacactggccgtgtCGGTCACAGCGTAGGTCTCTGCAGTGACATCACGAGCTAATGGTGCTCCTAGCCCAAGTGCTCATGGGTGCCGGACCAAAGGCAATCaaggaatggtcctgggaggtGATTCTTCCTTATCCAGAAGAGCTCCGCTCTTTCAGcccatacaattaaaacctCGTCTAGGTGAGGTTAATACATAAACGGGTCAGTACCGTGCCTCATCCAGCGTTAATGGACACTATCCTGCTCTAGTATCTACTAATTTACTCTAGTATCTACTAAGGAGATTTACAACTCGTGACTCAAGCACTTCTTCTTCCTTCGGTATCCCGGGCCTGAGTTAATATCTTCCCTCGTTCCAGCCAAAACCTACTGCTGAACCGTATCACCAAACACTTTCTGTCACAATCAACATTTTCCAATTTAATGTTCTCATCCATGCAgccatacattcaacatacacttgcagtccgtAAGTTGCAAAAGggttaaaatattctgaaaaacggactggtccgtgacattaATCTATATCTATAGACTGGCCATTGTGAATTCAGCTCTTTCATAGTTTCCAATAACTGTTAAACATATGATCGTTTCTTTCTAAATACAAGCTGGCATATAAGAGACAATGTATTGAACTCAATTAAACTACTAGGAAAAAACTATTTACTGTAATGAAATcactaaacaaaataagaatACAAGACAGATGCAGAAGAGATGACTACATGGAGTTGTCCATACATCTCAGTCGCCCAATATCCTTATTCTAGTTCTATCCTAATCTAGTTCCAAGGAAGTGTATAGGATTTTATAAGTTGGTGCTAGTTCCCAATTGACTACTGCTACAGTCCCATAGTATGTTATTTATAAAGCACTGAAAATTTCGTGTTCTCATCCAACTTTGTATCATTGCTGAATAACTTACCAGCTTCTCTCTGGCAAAGAGTTAAAAACCTAAATAAGATTGAGCCAAGAATACTGCCGTGGGAGAATTCTACttaacatttatgttttattcggggtttttttcttctacccTAACATAACGTGTATTTCTAGAGTGAAAACTTCGCGGATCCATGTTAGTaactaatataataattatggtAATCgtacatttttaaagcaaaaagatGTTTACCTTCATATTCGCCTTAATGCCTGCCTTCTTTGCAAGCTTTTGTAGATCGCTATACTTCATGGAATCAAAATCCATCGTGAAAACAATAATTACTCCAAGGAAAAAGAACCGTTGACATGGACACCTCAACAAGCGATCCCGCGACAACGTTTGAATCTCGTGATTCCATTGGCTGACAACAGTCACCTCCCTTTGTGCTGACTTCCGCCACAGAGACGGCGAGGGTTGGGCCACGGCTCACCAGTGGAAGGTGTGACGCACAGTTTGTCAACAAAAGGTTACTGCCAACCGCGCACTTCACTACAATAAGTGCTAAAAGACCTGAATGCATTACATTTGGTGATCTAGTGTCTGTTGTGTGTTCTGTTCGCAGATGTGAACCGAAAACCCATCGAAACAAAAAAGCCTAACGGAGAGTTTGCAGCTTAATCACTGGTGCATGACTTGATCGACTTGGACTCGGTGTGTGTATCTATTCACAGGAAAATGTCAAACTCCACTGTCGGCAGCGTAACTTGCGTGGGTTTTCTTAGGTCAAGGCTAGTATTTTAAGCGAGTGCAGCTTGTGCTGCGGATAGGGCCAGTGGTTAGGAAAAACCATTTCAACTGGTTATTAACTGACACTGTTTCTGATCACTTCTCCCCTTTCACCCCCCTctcccaaaaaacaaaatgagtcaAAAGACTTCGAGTGCTGCAAATGGGGACATTGATGTGCTTCACGATCCAAAGAAAGCAGCTGTCGAGCAGGGTCGTCGGGTGGTGACAGGTTTAACGGGCATGTACTTGTTGGTTGCCGGAGCGGTGTCGTTATCATGGCTAGTGGGCTACCTGGATTTCTCTTACGTGTGGTCATTTTTATTGACGGCTGCACTTTTTGTCATCTGGAAAGCCAAGAtcaaaaaaatcatcaaacagTACCTCAATATAGAAGAAGCAGATTTGTACCGACGCAGAGCATTCCGGCAGAATGAAACTGCTGAGTggctgaattttcttttaaaccgaTGGTGAGTGGCATTCACTAGcgtttgtatatgtggtgtgtgtgttttgttatgtgCTATTTAAATTGTCCaccgttttttttaatttttatatagaCGCATTGTAACTTTTCATCATACTATGTTTGACACTTTAATTGTTAGTCACTGTTTCACATTTCTTCAAGAGATTGTTGGCATTCTCCATGCATAATTTTGAGACATAGCTCAGTATATATCAGGATGCAGAACTGACATTTCTTAGCGACAGACTCAACAAAACATATTCAGTACGTGTGAGAGAAAGATTTGATGCACAGAAGCATTCATGATTAACAATTAacatcattcattcatcccttgaatGCTATGATCACCGCACTTATGTGGGAAATGTGCAAATTCTTCCAACAGCAGCAAAATGATTGCCTTGTTGGTTGTCCAGGTTATGATAGATTTATTTGCAGTATGAAGGACTGGAGacagaacaacaaagaaacacaccCTTCTAATATTGTTCAACTCCAGGCTATGTCCAAAATACATTTATAGGACACACCAACACATAGTATGGAAACTCCAGGCTGcgcttaaaaaaatttgaagcatACATCAAACACATAGTGTGGCAACTTCAAGCAGAAAGATAATCTGTCAAGTTTGAAACACAAATgacacaaataattttataaccAAACTCAACATTGACAAAAGTTACAGGCACTCTATGGTTTCAACCTAAACTATATCTTCAGTTGAATTCAATAACATTTAACCACCTTTCACTCAGTTCATCTTTAGTCACTGTTATATAATAAGAATAGGGTTGGTTAACTGGTCTGAGCAGTTCTCCTTCCACAGGCAATGGTGGTTTAAATGTAGGTATGCACAGAAGGAGGTCAGGGCTTTTGCGACTAGATTCTGCAATGGTTAAAGTAAATTAAAGGGCATGGATTACAAGAACAAGCATGAATTTCCATTCTGAAGACATAATTAGAATGTGAAATTTCATATTGCACTGCAGTAGTGTTTACAGACAGTGATGTCTGCCTTCATGTTACAGTCTCTGCAGCAGTGTTTAAAGACAGTGGGATGAAGACTATGGGGGTGATGTCATTCAGGAAAGCAAGGGTCCTATTGGGTTGAAAGTGTACTGGCTCCCACCTGATGACTGAGTTCAACTCACTCACCAGATGTCATGGTGAACAaggacttcactgtgaccctgtcctgaccataagtttgtctgtaatttacttgtGTACGgttgagtgtatgttgtagaagagaGCATGTTTGTTATGTGGAAATATGGGTGCatagttgttgatgattttgtcgatatgatttatgtaaagtgctctgagcaaattttttggaaaggcactatacaaatcatcattattatatctGGGGTCACAAAGGTCATATCACCTGACAAAAACAGCGGCCTCTCATAGACCTATTCTAGAACTATGACAGGTGACAAGCACAACTTTAAATCTAAATATGGGGAAAACACTGATCTGCTTTGCAAGACATGTAGGTATATACCACGGGATCACGCATGCGGGTCCTATGCAGTCCTGCTGAAGGGAAGAACTTGTAACTTGGGCATTATGATTTAGTGCACAGTTCTTTGGTGCTTAAATTACTTTCATCACTCTTGAGGCCTTCCACATAAAGCTAATGGTCACATAACTTGGGCATTATGACTTAGTGGACAGTTCTTTGGTACTTAAACTACACTCATCTCTCGTGAGACCTATTGGTCACAtatctttattaaataatacACTTTTCACAACTGTGGCTGAACAGGAATGCCGTTAAAGTTAAAACAAGCTGTTCATACATAGATTTATGATTATAATTCTGATTTATTACTaagtaataatacaaaaatacataaacctCACATAATCAAATGTCTATTTCATGCAAGATGTCCGATGCAATTAACTTCAGGGTATAGGTATGCAAACAATAACTATACTATAGAAAATTGCTTGTAAGGATGAATAATGAATTGAGGCAGATGCTCCACTGCAATATCCAATTGAATTCCATACAGAAGATATACCAATCTACAAGTCTATTCTACACAAACAACCAGTAAAGGTGGAGAGGGAGTCAgatttgtgtgggttttttgtgcatcaaaataatgaaactctcctcttccatatccgccacctacccactattgaatcctttaaacatgcactcaAGGTGATTCTGCAGTCAGTGATACTCTCACTTCTTTTTAAATGGtttctctttgcattttctacatttgtcttttataaGTCATCTGTTTtcagtcatcagtactgttgtttatccttccttcCGTCCTATGTtatccatgtctcgttcttgtctcaagcactaagaGTTACTCCTTACAAGCGTgagtatgtgctatataaatcatgtattattatttttaatacatcaTTGTAGACATCGCACATTATAAAGATTTTACACATTATTGTAGACATATATTAAACACATGTTTACACCTTATTGTGCATACCACATATACATTTTTACTCATCATTTTAGACATTACACATTAAACGCCTTTTTACACATTGCAgacatacacattttatttaaatattgtacacattacacatttttatacattacTGTAAACaccaaatgtaaacatttttacttattGTAGATATAGCGCATAAACATTTTGCACATTATTGTAGACATGACacattatacatgtacatatttttacaCATTGTAGGcatcacacatacacttacatcCTTATTTTTAACACATCATTATACACATTGCACATAGGTATGATGCACATGCAattttacatatacacatttttacTCATTATTGTTGACATTAGGTATAAGCGATTAGCATTATTAAAGACGTTTTACAATATACACATTATTCTAGAAATTTTGCACTTTACACATTGTTTTAGGAATTAtgattgtatatttgtatgcatTGCTGCAGACATTGTTCTTCATCTGCTCTACACTCTCTATAGCTTTCACCAGAACAATCACATATGGTTACCAgatttttaattactgtgcTGCAATCTACATCTGCCATCTACCTACCaatgaatcctttaaatgtgcacta from Pomacea canaliculata isolate SZHN2017 linkage group LG8, ASM307304v1, whole genome shotgun sequence encodes the following:
- the LOC112570623 gene encoding nucleolar and spindle-associated protein 1-like: MDFDSMKYSDLQKLAKKAGIKANMKVEKLVKALKEYYKDDSHYAPSTETTKLKSVEMTDTSNTCTAAVDDDPLEKTQKQDLNRVKKGRRRGCLYQPMVTELVKETLSTESQLSVSEDTDSCTREGRLPQTSSAPSIESSSITETAAEKKRQRTQQSQKSMLGAGASPLELQTMPPLTLSMTTPHKRQRHSTFDVEKPLLGYSVTPEIKQNLGKQDEVTPSTEAMLKSISGDMGSEERRTKLMDAINKKVEISMGNTAPISHIPRFAAFLAKQKQTKTVTPGNKDWEEVHKKAFAKFDSIDVYLEKRRKRTEELSASVKKARGIMQDVQEKVTKLKNRKTSTIGKPEHQPFKPSILSTKDMNLSFESLSESANKKQSSSKIFHPTVVSTKNMSLNFAALKSPVCRTAVKCTPQSSVHSSGTKMVVSVRKSLNTSVKVTGNTPFCFTGNNNTTTSSLNNTTFTKSASKTFNLQASLARPITWKPHTGKLPSLETGYFSSASNMTQSVKKATNRHAEMYKSRRKPCSDTRRGAIIANRMNERNSTLAKRRGVTS